The sequence below is a genomic window from Flavobacteriales bacterium.
AACGTCCACATTGTTGAGTTTACGCGGACGACTACCGGTGGCGAGAATAACATTATCGGCCCAAACGATTTTTTCTTCTTCTTCTTTGCGAATCAGAATTTCATTCGGAGAAATCATCGTCCCCGTTCCGCGCTCATAATGAAACAAGGGATTTTCGGTTTCGGTTTGCAGTAATTTAATGTGACAGGAATACTGGAATTTACGATCGAAAATCGCTTCGTTCATCGTACGTTGCACTTCCTCCCAGCTCAGCTCAAAACGCTTTCTTCCTACCGTTACAATCGATTCGTTGATGGTAGATACTTTCTCGGATAATTCCCAAAGGGTTTTCGAGGATAAAGCACCGTCGTAAATACCGTAACCACCTACTTTATCTTTTTCAATCAGCAATACTTTCTTGCCAAAATCAATCGCACGCATCGCCGCAGCATATCCTGCAGGTCCGCCTCCGATTACACATATATCAAAACGTTCCATGGTTAGACTCTCAAATCGGCCGAAAAGTAAGAATATCTGCGCAATTAGCAAGTGAAGGGGGGCGGGAATGAACAAAAGCGCATTTAGAAGGTTGATAGCTTGAATTTTGTCAGTTTTTTCATAGCACTATGCTCAAAAGATTACTTTTGCCCCAATGAAAGAGAAAGAGGAAAAAAAGAAAGGGTCCTGGAAACAGGCAAAACGTGTATTGGTTTACCTCAAGCCTTACCGTTTAACCTATTACACGAGCTTTTTGTTTTTGGTGCTGTCCAGCATTACTGCCATGGCCTTCCCTTTGTTAATGGGTCAACTTTTCGATGCCAACAATGCAGAGGGTAGTCTCGATTTAAGCGATATGAGTTCGGCCAATAGCGTGGCTTTGGTTTTATTTATCGTGTTTGCCTTTCAGTCCGTATTTTCCTATTTGCGGATTTACCTGGGGAGTATCGTCACCGAAGGTGTGCTTACCGACTTGCGACAAGATGCTTACCGCAAACTGATTTCTTTACCGATCGATTTTTTTAACCGCAATAAAGTGGGGGAGCTGACCTCACGACTCAGTGCTGATATTTCGCTGTTGCAGGATACATTTAATACAACACTCAGCGAGTTTATTCGTCAGTTTATAGTGATCATTGTCGGAGTTTCCGCATTAGCCTGGATCAGTTGGA
It includes:
- a CDS encoding ABC transporter ATP-binding protein — protein: MKEKEEKKKGSWKQAKRVLVYLKPYRLTYYTSFLFLVLSSITAMAFPLLMGQLFDANNAEGSLDLSDMSSANSVALVLFIVFAFQSVFSYLRIYLGSIVTEGVLTDLRQDAYRKLISLPIDFFNRNKVGELTSRLSADISLLQDTFNTTLSEFIRQFIVIIVGVSALAWISWKLSLIMLATVPVMAVIAVIFGRFIKRLSKEAQDKVAESNGVVEETLTAIASVKAYANEV